Proteins from one Deltaproteobacteria bacterium genomic window:
- a CDS encoding DUF559 domain-containing protein yields MRAAFGQALRYANYLPDGKPPFLITCDIGNVFEIWTGFGGQYGGYGARRTIEFAQLADPAVREYFVKIFNDPLDLDPARHAQRVTREVAAKLADLARALEADPHDPELVAQFLMRSIFTMFCEDVGLLPDKLFTSAIRDHWIPNPRMFQAGVEQLWQAMRDGSPFGFVGKLLRFNGGLFNTWQSLPMTEAQLRLLQEAAACDWANVEPAIFGTLVERALDPVERRALGAHFTPREYIERLVRPAVIEPVRAEWEIAQAEARQIMESTLTPVPSPVDMKALTPNPSPVRRERGAEGGERAPKIEMAREFRKNPTDTEDVLWQALRDRQLGGRKFRRQHPVDGYIVDFYCHEARLAVEVDGPIHDGQQEHDELRQEAIEKHGIRFVRLKSEDVELRLTDCLREIEAALTPVPSPVENAALTPVPSPVGRERGAEGGVREPSDADRKKAAAVIRRFHSSLVHTRVLDPACGSGNFLYVTLDLFKEIEAEVLRELTDLGDRQSLMEVEGLSVNPGQFLGIEINPRAREIADLVLWLGYLQWQRRVYGERTPPEPVLQPYKNIVCRDAVLDYDDVKPRLDADGKPITTWDQRTFKTSAITGKEVPDEDARVPVFDYVNARPAEWPEADYVVSNPPFVGDKMMRFALGDGYVETLRATYPNMGHSDLVMYWWEKAAGLVRAEKLKRFGFITTNSITQVFNRKVIECALTPGTSSVENSTLTPVPSPVRRERGAEGGVRGPRISVALAWAIPDHPWVDAGADVRIAMTVGVRADRLAGQPVLGEVTFEEREQFKEPQARRVEIAYRIVPRVHADLSGGANLTSCVPLAANVGLSSFGMMLAGRGFVLSENEYHQLLCGGRNAPVLKRLVNARDIVQKDRGLYVIDFFGLTVEEAAQRYPEPYQRLLDHVKPERDANRSSTMKDNWWLFGRTRPALRETLRGLRRYVAVPETSKHIPFVLVDIDVLVEHGAIAFALEDAFFFGVMSSRLHHIWSLEVGSTLEDRPRYRNNTCFDPFPFPDATDEQKARIRELGERLDAHRKRVQAEHPDVTLTGMYNALEALRALTPSPSPVENAALTPPSAPLSRRTGEGLGVRAYNLAFHERALIGILKQIHDELDAAVAEAYGWPVDLPDDEILTRLVALNHERAEEEKRGIVRWLRPEFQNPGGRTKPAQAEMDVDTPEPASPKPQAASLPWPKEVPEQLKAIRDWLASQPGLWSASDIAAAFKGARKSAVEKHVRSLESLGLLVSAGDGDAARWGAVSR; encoded by the coding sequence GCGGCGTACCATCGAATTTGCACAACTCGCCGACCCGGCCGTCCGCGAATACTTCGTCAAGATCTTCAACGATCCCCTCGATCTCGACCCCGCCCGCCACGCGCAGCGCGTCACGCGAGAGGTGGCCGCCAAACTCGCGGACCTCGCCCGCGCGCTCGAAGCCGACCCGCACGATCCTGAACTGGTCGCCCAATTCCTCATGCGCTCGATCTTCACCATGTTCTGCGAGGACGTGGGGTTGCTGCCCGACAAACTGTTCACGAGCGCCATCCGCGATCACTGGATTCCGAACCCGCGCATGTTCCAGGCGGGTGTCGAGCAGCTCTGGCAGGCCATGCGCGACGGCTCGCCCTTCGGCTTCGTCGGCAAACTCCTGCGTTTCAACGGCGGTCTGTTCAACACGTGGCAATCGCTCCCCATGACCGAGGCGCAACTGCGCCTGTTGCAGGAAGCCGCCGCGTGCGATTGGGCGAACGTCGAGCCCGCTATTTTCGGCACGCTGGTCGAACGCGCGTTGGACCCCGTCGAGCGCCGCGCGCTCGGCGCGCATTTCACGCCGCGCGAATACATCGAGCGCCTGGTGCGTCCCGCCGTCATCGAGCCCGTACGGGCCGAATGGGAAATCGCCCAGGCCGAGGCGCGGCAGATCATGGAGTCGACCCTCACCCCCGTCCCCTCTCCCGTCGACATGAAGGCCCTCACCCCCAACCCCTCTCCCGTCAGACGGGAGAGGGGTGCCGAAGGCGGGGAGAGGGCTCCTAAAATTGAGATGGCCCGCGAATTCAGGAAAAATCCGACAGATACAGAGGACGTTCTTTGGCAGGCGCTTCGCGATCGACAACTTGGCGGACGAAAGTTTCGTCGGCAGCATCCGGTCGACGGCTATATCGTCGACTTTTATTGTCACGAAGCGCGTCTGGCCGTGGAGGTCGATGGTCCCATTCATGACGGGCAACAAGAACACGACGAGTTGCGACAAGAGGCGATCGAGAAACACGGCATCCGATTCGTCCGCTTGAAAAGCGAAGACGTGGAACTCCGTCTGACGGACTGCCTGCGGGAGATCGAAGCGGCCCTCACCCCCGTCCCCTCTCCCGTCGAGAATGCGGCCCTCACCCCCGTCCCCTCTCCCGTCGGACGGGAGAGGGGTGCCGAAGGCGGGGTGAGGGAACCCTCCGACGCCGACCGGAAAAAAGCGGCCGCCGTGATCCGCCGATTTCACTCATCGCTCGTCCACACGCGGGTGCTCGATCCGGCCTGCGGCAGCGGAAACTTCCTCTACGTCACCCTCGATCTGTTCAAGGAGATCGAGGCCGAGGTTCTGCGCGAACTGACCGACCTGGGCGACCGGCAATCGCTGATGGAAGTCGAGGGCCTGTCCGTCAATCCCGGCCAGTTTCTCGGCATCGAGATCAACCCGCGCGCCCGCGAGATCGCCGACCTCGTTTTGTGGCTCGGCTATTTGCAATGGCAACGACGCGTTTACGGCGAACGCACCCCGCCCGAGCCCGTTTTGCAACCCTACAAAAACATCGTCTGCCGCGACGCGGTGCTCGATTACGACGACGTGAAACCGCGCCTCGACGCGGACGGCAAGCCGATCACGACGTGGGATCAACGCACTTTCAAGACAAGTGCGATCACGGGCAAAGAGGTTCCCGACGAAGACGCTCGCGTGCCGGTTTTCGACTACGTGAACGCGCGTCCGGCCGAATGGCCGGAAGCGGATTACGTGGTCAGCAATCCGCCGTTTGTGGGCGACAAGATGATGCGGTTCGCCCTTGGCGACGGATATGTCGAAACCCTCCGCGCGACCTACCCAAACATGGGTCACAGCGACCTTGTGATGTACTGGTGGGAAAAGGCGGCAGGCTTGGTCCGTGCCGAGAAATTAAAGCGGTTTGGTTTCATTACCACGAACAGCATTACACAGGTCTTCAATCGAAAGGTGATCGAGTGCGCCCTCACGCCCGGTACCTCTTCCGTCGAGAACTCGACCCTCACCCCCGTCCCCTCTCCCGTCAGACGGGAGAGGGGTGCCGAAGGCGGGGTGAGGGGTCCTCGCATAAGTGTCGCCCTCGCTTGGGCGATCCCCGACCACCCGTGGGTGGACGCCGGTGCCGACGTGCGAATCGCGATGACCGTCGGCGTGAGGGCCGATCGTCTTGCAGGTCAACCGGTTTTAGGCGAGGTCACATTCGAGGAGCGTGAGCAGTTTAAAGAGCCGCAGGCCCGGCGTGTGGAGATCGCCTACCGCATCGTTCCGCGCGTCCATGCCGACCTATCGGGAGGGGCCAATCTCACGTCATGTGTTCCGCTTGCCGCCAACGTCGGTCTTTCGTCCTTCGGTATGATGCTCGCCGGACGGGGTTTCGTCTTGAGCGAGAACGAGTACCACCAACTCCTCTGCGGCGGTCGGAACGCGCCGGTGCTTAAGCGCCTCGTCAACGCCCGCGACATTGTCCAGAAGGATCGTGGCCTCTATGTCATTGATTTCTTCGGACTGACGGTAGAAGAGGCGGCACAACGCTACCCCGAGCCATACCAAAGACTCTTGGACCATGTAAAACCGGAACGCGACGCCAACCGTTCAAGCACGATGAAGGACAATTGGTGGTTGTTCGGTCGAACCAGACCAGCACTTAGGGAAACTTTACGCGGCCTTCGCCGGTACGTCGCGGTTCCCGAGACCTCGAAGCACATTCCCTTCGTCTTGGTCGACATCGACGTACTCGTGGAGCACGGAGCCATCGCATTCGCGCTGGAAGATGCGTTCTTCTTCGGCGTGATGTCGAGTCGGCTTCATCACATCTGGTCTCTGGAGGTTGGGTCGACCTTGGAAGACCGCCCCAGATACCGAAACAACACTTGTTTCGACCCGTTCCCCTTCCCCGACGCCACCGACGAACAGAAGGCCCGCATCCGAGAACTCGGCGAGCGGCTGGACGCGCACCGCAAACGCGTGCAGGCCGAACATCCCGATGTGACGTTGACGGGCATGTACAACGCGCTGGAAGCTTTGAGAGCCCTCACCCCCAGCCCCTCTCCCGTCGAGAATGCGGCCCTCACCCCGCCTTCGGCACCCCTCTCCCGTCGGACGGGAGAGGGGCTGGGGGTGAGGGCCTACAACCTCGCGTTCCACGAGCGGGCGCTCATCGGCATCCTGAAACAAATCCACGACGAACTCGACGCGGCGGTCGCCGAGGCTTACGGCTGGCCGGTCGATCTGCCCGACGACGAAATTCTTACGCGGCTCGTCGCCCTCAACCACGAGCGCGCCGAGGAAGAAAAGCGCGGCATCGTGCGTTGGCTGCGTCCCGAGTTTCAGAATCCGGGTGGACGCACGAAGCCCGCGCAGGCGGAAATGGACGTCGACACGCCGGAACCCGCGAGCCCCAAGCCCCAGGCCGCAAGCCTCCCTTGGCCGAAGGAAGTGCCCGAACAGCTGAAGGCGATCCGCGACTGGCTCGCGTCGCAACCCGGCCTGTGGTCCGCGAGCGATATCGCCGCCGCGTTCAAGGGCGCGCGCAAAAGTGCCGTGGAAAAACACGTGCGTTCGCTGGAGAGCCTCGGGCTGTTGGTCTCGGCGGGAGACGGCGACGCCGCGCGCTGGGGCGCGGTGAGCCGGTAG
- a CDS encoding penicillin-insensitive murein endopeptidase: MQLRSFPGAVVVNPDQCWATDETAALLAVAIEETRRAFPDAHDLVLGDISHREGGPIAPHRSHQSGRDIDLGFYYLGKPPGRMFIPATTANFDVERTWYLIETMLLTERVQYIFIDNSVQRLLYEHVREIYPPQRLEAWFQYPRGPRAKAIIRHVPGHRDHLHVRFKCSEGDDGCAE; this comes from the coding sequence GTGCAGTTGCGTTCGTTCCCCGGCGCGGTCGTGGTGAATCCCGATCAGTGCTGGGCGACGGACGAGACGGCGGCGCTGCTCGCCGTCGCGATCGAGGAGACGCGCCGCGCATTCCCCGACGCGCATGACCTCGTACTCGGCGACATCTCGCATCGCGAAGGCGGGCCGATCGCGCCGCACCGCAGCCACCAATCGGGCCGCGACATCGACCTGGGATTCTACTACCTCGGCAAGCCGCCCGGCCGCATGTTCATCCCCGCCACGACCGCGAACTTCGACGTGGAACGCACCTGGTATCTCATCGAGACAATGCTGCTCACCGAGCGCGTCCAGTACATCTTCATCGACAATTCGGTGCAACGTCTTCTCTACGAACACGTGCGCGAGATCTACCCGCCGCAGCGCCTAGAAGCGTGGTTCCAATATCCGCGCGGCCCGCGCGCGAAGGCGATCATCCGCCACGTCCCCGGCCACCGCGATCACCTGCACGTGCGTTTCAAGTGCTCCGAAGGCGACGACGGCTGCGCGGAGTAA
- a CDS encoding alpha/beta fold hydrolase: protein MDIARLADFPDIPVDVSARVVVNRGHQFLVSQAARVSSGGISLVVRETLPLGALVDIEFAIVDELHPYRGEARVKSCEPGGAKGEYQLDLEFTRVTHKSLTFRETLIDWNRKRRVVVQLAVDAAQYVRHQARGNRLDDKDFGLRGAGHRRSVLLIHGFLGTRGAMFLMEQHLKAKGFPVFSITLGWLNVHDINRSAQQIAERVETIRRRFDLDRINILGHSMGGLIGLQYIKCFGGADHVNKLVTVGTPFGGARLATAAMIAMPWFGLIAPSTRQMQPHSQFLSQLIAPPLPDGVRVVCLAAMHDAVVHPRACVLDGARNILMATNHAGLVVSPRLFAIVERELGGPTASPERRRADLAIVRDEEAQGAAVDPAI from the coding sequence ATGGACATTGCCCGCCTCGCGGATTTTCCCGACATTCCGGTCGACGTTTCGGCGCGCGTGGTCGTCAACCGCGGTCACCAGTTCCTCGTCTCGCAGGCGGCGCGGGTGAGTTCGGGCGGCATCTCGCTGGTCGTGCGCGAAACGCTGCCGCTCGGCGCGCTCGTCGACATCGAGTTCGCGATTGTGGACGAGCTGCACCCCTATCGCGGCGAGGCCCGCGTGAAGTCCTGCGAGCCGGGGGGCGCGAAGGGCGAGTACCAACTCGACCTCGAATTCACGCGCGTCACGCACAAAAGCCTGACGTTTCGCGAGACGCTCATCGACTGGAATCGCAAGCGACGCGTCGTCGTTCAGCTCGCCGTCGATGCGGCGCAGTACGTGCGCCATCAGGCCAGGGGCAACCGGCTCGACGACAAGGATTTCGGCCTGCGCGGCGCGGGGCATCGGCGGTCGGTGCTGCTGATTCACGGATTTCTGGGCACGCGCGGCGCGATGTTCCTGATGGAGCAGCACCTCAAGGCGAAGGGATTTCCCGTCTTTTCGATCACGCTCGGCTGGCTCAACGTCCACGACATCAACCGTTCAGCGCAGCAGATCGCCGAGCGCGTCGAAACGATCCGCCGCAGGTTCGACCTCGACCGAATCAACATTCTCGGTCACTCGATGGGCGGTCTGATCGGCTTGCAGTACATCAAATGCTTCGGCGGCGCGGATCACGTGAACAAGCTCGTCACCGTCGGCACGCCGTTCGGCGGAGCTCGGCTCGCGACGGCGGCAATGATCGCGATGCCGTGGTTCGGCCTGATCGCGCCGAGCACGCGCCAGATGCAGCCGCACAGCCAATTCCTGTCGCAATTGATCGCGCCGCCGCTGCCGGACGGCGTGCGCGTCGTCTGCCTCGCGGCGATGCACGACGCGGTGGTGCATCCGCGGGCGTGCGTGCTCGACGGCGCCCGCAACATCCTGATGGCGACGAATCACGCCGGGCTGGTCGTGTCGCCGCGCCTGTTCGCCATCGTGGAGCGGGAACTCGGCGGACCGACGGCATCGCCGGAGCGGCGACGCGCGGACCTGGCGATCGTTCGTGACGAAGAGGCTCAGGGCGCGGCGGTCGATCCCGCCATTTGA